The sequence below is a genomic window from Phoenix dactylifera cultivar Barhee BC4 chromosome 8, palm_55x_up_171113_PBpolish2nd_filt_p, whole genome shotgun sequence.
GTGTCGATTCAACATAGTTTAATTTCAGATTGAAGCTACCAAACTATATAAACAATGAACATAGATAACTTCAAACACAATTAAACTGATAGAAAATGTTTTGCCTATGGTTTAACTTCATTTGAAACTACTCGAACTGTATAAGTTATGAACGTAGATAATTTAAAATACAATCAAATGATGGAAAATAATTtaccttgattttgtttttccttttttttatttttttagattttttgtaGCTTTTTTGGCCGAAACTCCGAACCTGAGTGAAATTGCTGTAACTACCAAAATACTCTACCAAAGGGACCAAAACCAAATTTTAAAAACTTGGAAGGCATGGCATATAAGAACTTTAGGATGCATAAATCCATAAACCATGATTCAGTGATGTCTATATCTTGCTTTTTTTCGTAGTTAGAGCTTCACAGTTCATCACTGCTCCTTATGTTTCGAAATGTTGGTGAACAGTACTGGAGTAATTATAAATTAGAATAGCTTGTCCTAGAATGGGCCAGCATTCATGAAAAGCTACAGACATTCTAGCTTGTCCTATCATGCCTTCAGCCAACATTTCTTCTACTGTTTATAAGAGTTCAATTTATCACTTCTAGCTTATCCTAGCAAAAGGACTCCTATTTAGCTAATTGTTATTTTGCCCATTACTTCTCACAGCAAGAAATTCAAAGGTGCCTTAAAGCACCAATGATCTTGTTGCTAGGATACCATAAATTTGCAGTGGGCAGGTAATAGATACCATACTCTTCAGTTTATGAATGCATAAACTGAATAATAAGATACTATATCTGGGCATATCTTCTTTGTGCTTTATTTGTTTATtgatttttctattatttttcacCTGAATATATAACCACATGCAGTTGACCAGAACCATGGTAGAGGGGACCGTTATAGCTGTTTGCCAATTTGGTGGAGATTTTGTCTCAAATGATGATGGAACTATCTCTTACAGTGGTGGAGAAGCTCATGCAATAGATATCAGCCGTGACATGAAGTTTGATGATCTCAAATCAGAATTAACGAGTATGTTTAATATTGACAGTAGTCCCTTGTCTATCAAGTACTTTCTTCCAGGCAACCAACGAACTCTTATCACAATATCTAGTGACAAAGATCTAAGGCGCATGGTTGATTTTAATATGGGTTCTATAACAACAGACCTATACATCTCAAGTAAGGTTGACAGCAGGTAACCTAGAAACAATACTCTGTTTTCATCACCCTTTAAAAGATATATGAGTTTCTAAATACAATCATTCTTTAATTTGCATGAGTTGCAcctctattttctttttgttgtgaATTTGCAAGGACTGTATTCTTTTCTAGGGCACACAGGAATATTGGAGCTGACTCAGGTACTTCTATAGTTGACAAAGTTGGTGCTGTCTGCAGTGTCAGATCAGAGAGGCTTACAGCTGTCAATGGAAGTAGCAAAAGGTATATATACTCCAGTTATTACTTTCTAAGTTCTTGCTATCTACATTGTGTTTAATAACTTTAATTAATAAACTTGTACTCTTTTAGGGCGCCTAGGGGTAGGATTTCTGTAGTAGGTGCAAATACCCATAAAGTTGACTGGTTCCACTGCTGAAAATATTAGACAGTTGAAAGTAAACACTGCAGGAATAAGTAATGGGAGGTATATTTTACAAAATCACTCTGCTTTGTATATCTGATTCATATCTTCTGTATCAACATGAAACATATGCTTTACTCGAGTTATTAGGGGACTAGGATCTACGAAGAACTGTATCACAAATATACTTGTATCTTTACCTTTCCTTTGTAGTATGGTttcttaatatgttattttgtgTTTCCTATCATAATTATGTTGGCTACGTATACATGGCCGCTGCTGAATTTTTCTAGGTTCTGTCTTGTAATTTTGGTCTTTTGCAATTAAACCAGTTTAAGAAGTTTTCAGGATCAGACTTAAAATTGGAAAATAGTGAGTACTTGTTTTGAGTTGTCTAAATGCTTTTCTTCCCTTGCATTACTTTTTAATTCTTACATTGCAACTAGGATTGTTGCAGCTGATTCAGTTACACTTTCTGCCTCTTCCCCGACTGTGGACATTGTTGAACAGCAGAGATTTGTCACTGATGACAATATTGAAGACAGGTATGCCATAAGATCTCCTCAGGTTAGCTGCTTGATCCCACGAACAAAATCACTTGGAATGCATGTTTCTGTAGGGCAACTCACAGATCCCTAGCTGACTCAAGCACCCCTATCATCATAGCTGTAGATGCTGCTGAGAATGCTGGACCACAGTCTGCTCCTTGGGATTGTGTTATTACTGAAGTCGGGCAAGAATTTGATAACGTGAAAGCCTTTCGTGATGAACTGTGTAAATATGCTTTTGTCAAAGGTTTTGCATACAAATATATAAAGAATGACAATGTTCGCGTAACTGTTAAATGCACTGTAGAGACTTGTCCATGGCGGATACATGCTTCAGGGTCAGCTCGTAAGCAGAAGTTTATAATCAAGAAATTCAACAATGTACACACATGTGGAGCTGGAAGTGGTGATGATGGTCACCAACGAGCAACAAGGCATTGGTTAGCAAGGATTGTAAAGGAAAAATTACTGGATAATCCACAGTCAAAGCCCAGAGATATTGCAAGAGATATTTATCGAGATTATGGAATTAATTTGAACTATACTCAAGCTTGGCATGCAAAAGAGGCTGCCCAGAAAGAGCTTCATTTCTTGCATGAAGAGGTATGCAATCAGTTGCCTCGTTTATGTAAAAAAATAATGGAGGCTAATCCTGGTAGTATAACCACATTAGCTGCATCTGTTGATTCGAAGGTGCGTCGTGTATTTGTCTCTTTACATGCCTCTCTTCATGGTTTTGAGCATGGGTGTcgacctcttctttttcttgatagAATTCCTCTAAAAGCAAATAATCAGTGGAAGTTATTAGGTGCAGCTGCGATGGATGGAGATGATGGTATCTTCCCAGTTGCCTTTGCTGCAGTGGAAGCTGAAACTCACAATAGTTGGCATTGGTTCTTAGTACAGTTAAAACATGCAGTATCAACATCTCGTAATATAACGATTGTGTCTTGCAGACAGAAGGGCCTAGATGAGTCTGTGCCTAGAGTTTTTGAGGATAGTTTCCATGCCTACTCTCTGTTTCATCTAAT
It includes:
- the LOC103720843 gene encoding uncharacterized protein LOC103720843 isoform X2, giving the protein MVEGTVIAVCQFGGDFVSNDDGTISYSGGEAHAIDISRDMKFDDLKSELTSMFNIDSSPLSIKYFLPGNQRTLITISSDKDLRRMVDFNMGSITTDLYISSKVDSRAHRNIGADSGTSIVDKVGAVCSVRSERLTAVNGSSKRIVAADSVTLSASSPTVDIVEQQRFVTDDNIEDRATHRSLADSSTPIIIAVDAAENAGPQSAPWDCVITEVGQEFDNVKAFRDELCKYAFVKGFAYKYIKNDNVRVTVKCTVETCPWRIHASGSARKQKFIIKKFNNVHTCGAGSGDDGHQRATRHWLARIVKEKLLDNPQSKPRDIARDIYRDYGINLNYTQAWHAKEAAQKELHFLHEEVCNQLPRLCKKIMEANPGSITTLAASVDSKVRRVFVSLHASLHGFEHGCRPLLFLDRIPLKANNQWKLLGAAAMDGDDGIFPVAFAAVEAETHNSWHWFLVQLKHAVSTSRNITIVSCRQKGLDESVPRVFEDSFHAYSLFHLIEELKAELKKSSYSEQDKRAIVNNFKSAAQTYVVDDFNTCIDRIKNISTDVAEWVMSTKPEHWSYSLFRGSRYDHLSANIVESLSRWIAVKDESTIVQLIGALHAKIKDVLDSRRQTSSTWAGTLTPSIEQKLQKEIPKARMLLVVCSSDSVFEVHGSSINVVNIASWECTCQRWQLMGLPCLHAIAVFNRVGRSAYDYCSRYFRCESYRLTYSASINPVPDIESISSVAGANSYPPHTQRPPGRRKRKRINPRKTSIRPLHCSRCKEAGHNKATCEAQL
- the LOC103720843 gene encoding uncharacterized protein LOC103720843 isoform X3, translating into MVEGTVIAVCQFGGDFVSNDDGTISYSGGEAHAIDISRDMKFDDLKSELTSMFNIDSSPLSIKYFLPGNQRTLITISSDKDLRRMVDFNMGSITTDLYISSKVDSRNIGADSGTSIVDKVGAVCSVRSERLTAVNGSSKRIVAADSVTLSASSPTVDIVEQQRFVTDDNIEDRATHRSLADSSTPIIIAVDAAENAGPQSAPWDCVITEVGQEFDNVKAFRDELCKYAFVKGFAYKYIKNDNVRVTVKCTVETCPWRIHASGSARKQKFIIKKFNNVHTCGAGSGDDGHQRATRHWLARIVKEKLLDNPQSKPRDIARDIYRDYGINLNYTQAWHAKEAAQKELHFLHEEVCNQLPRLCKKIMEANPGSITTLAASVDSKVRRVFVSLHASLHGFEHGCRPLLFLDRIPLKANNQWKLLGAAAMDGDDGIFPVAFAAVEAETHNSWHWFLVQLKHAVSTSRNITIVSCRQKGLDESVPRVFEDSFHAYSLFHLIEELKAELKKSSYSEQDKRAIVNNFKSAAQTYVVDDFNTCIDRIKNISTDVAEWVMSTKPEHWSYSLFRGSRYDHLSANIVESLSRWIAVKDESTIVQLIGALHAKIKDVLDSRRQTSSTWAGTLTPSIEQKLQKEIPKARMLLVVCSSDSVFEVHGSSINVVNIASWECTCQRWQLMGLPCLHAIAVFNRVGRSAYDYCSRYFRCESYRLTYSASINPVPDIESISSVAGANSYPPHTQRPPGRRKRKRINPRKTSIRPLHCSRCKEAGHNKATCEAQL
- the LOC103720843 gene encoding uncharacterized protein LOC103720843 isoform X1; the encoded protein is MVEGTVIAVCQFGGDFVSNDDGTISYSGGEAHAIDISRDMKFDDLKSELTSMFNIDSSPLSIKYFLPGNQRTLITISSDKDLRRMVDFNMGSITTDLYISSKVDSRTVFFSRAHRNIGADSGTSIVDKVGAVCSVRSERLTAVNGSSKRIVAADSVTLSASSPTVDIVEQQRFVTDDNIEDRATHRSLADSSTPIIIAVDAAENAGPQSAPWDCVITEVGQEFDNVKAFRDELCKYAFVKGFAYKYIKNDNVRVTVKCTVETCPWRIHASGSARKQKFIIKKFNNVHTCGAGSGDDGHQRATRHWLARIVKEKLLDNPQSKPRDIARDIYRDYGINLNYTQAWHAKEAAQKELHFLHEEVCNQLPRLCKKIMEANPGSITTLAASVDSKVRRVFVSLHASLHGFEHGCRPLLFLDRIPLKANNQWKLLGAAAMDGDDGIFPVAFAAVEAETHNSWHWFLVQLKHAVSTSRNITIVSCRQKGLDESVPRVFEDSFHAYSLFHLIEELKAELKKSSYSEQDKRAIVNNFKSAAQTYVVDDFNTCIDRIKNISTDVAEWVMSTKPEHWSYSLFRGSRYDHLSANIVESLSRWIAVKDESTIVQLIGALHAKIKDVLDSRRQTSSTWAGTLTPSIEQKLQKEIPKARMLLVVCSSDSVFEVHGSSINVVNIASWECTCQRWQLMGLPCLHAIAVFNRVGRSAYDYCSRYFRCESYRLTYSASINPVPDIESISSVAGANSYPPHTQRPPGRRKRKRINPRKTSIRPLHCSRCKEAGHNKATCEAQL
- the LOC103720843 gene encoding uncharacterized protein LOC103720843 isoform X4; this translates as MVDFNMGSITTDLYISSKVDSRTVFFSRAHRNIGADSGTSIVDKVGAVCSVRSERLTAVNGSSKRIVAADSVTLSASSPTVDIVEQQRFVTDDNIEDRATHRSLADSSTPIIIAVDAAENAGPQSAPWDCVITEVGQEFDNVKAFRDELCKYAFVKGFAYKYIKNDNVRVTVKCTVETCPWRIHASGSARKQKFIIKKFNNVHTCGAGSGDDGHQRATRHWLARIVKEKLLDNPQSKPRDIARDIYRDYGINLNYTQAWHAKEAAQKELHFLHEEVCNQLPRLCKKIMEANPGSITTLAASVDSKVRRVFVSLHASLHGFEHGCRPLLFLDRIPLKANNQWKLLGAAAMDGDDGIFPVAFAAVEAETHNSWHWFLVQLKHAVSTSRNITIVSCRQKGLDESVPRVFEDSFHAYSLFHLIEELKAELKKSSYSEQDKRAIVNNFKSAAQTYVVDDFNTCIDRIKNISTDVAEWVMSTKPEHWSYSLFRGSRYDHLSANIVESLSRWIAVKDESTIVQLIGALHAKIKDVLDSRRQTSSTWAGTLTPSIEQKLQKEIPKARMLLVVCSSDSVFEVHGSSINVVNIASWECTCQRWQLMGLPCLHAIAVFNRVGRSAYDYCSRYFRCESYRLTYSASINPVPDIESISSVAGANSYPPHTQRPPGRRKRKRINPRKTSIRPLHCSRCKEAGHNKATCEAQL
- the LOC103720843 gene encoding uncharacterized protein LOC103720843 isoform X5; the protein is MVDFNMGSITTDLYISSKVDSRAHRNIGADSGTSIVDKVGAVCSVRSERLTAVNGSSKRIVAADSVTLSASSPTVDIVEQQRFVTDDNIEDRATHRSLADSSTPIIIAVDAAENAGPQSAPWDCVITEVGQEFDNVKAFRDELCKYAFVKGFAYKYIKNDNVRVTVKCTVETCPWRIHASGSARKQKFIIKKFNNVHTCGAGSGDDGHQRATRHWLARIVKEKLLDNPQSKPRDIARDIYRDYGINLNYTQAWHAKEAAQKELHFLHEEVCNQLPRLCKKIMEANPGSITTLAASVDSKVRRVFVSLHASLHGFEHGCRPLLFLDRIPLKANNQWKLLGAAAMDGDDGIFPVAFAAVEAETHNSWHWFLVQLKHAVSTSRNITIVSCRQKGLDESVPRVFEDSFHAYSLFHLIEELKAELKKSSYSEQDKRAIVNNFKSAAQTYVVDDFNTCIDRIKNISTDVAEWVMSTKPEHWSYSLFRGSRYDHLSANIVESLSRWIAVKDESTIVQLIGALHAKIKDVLDSRRQTSSTWAGTLTPSIEQKLQKEIPKARMLLVVCSSDSVFEVHGSSINVVNIASWECTCQRWQLMGLPCLHAIAVFNRVGRSAYDYCSRYFRCESYRLTYSASINPVPDIESISSVAGANSYPPHTQRPPGRRKRKRINPRKTSIRPLHCSRCKEAGHNKATCEAQL
- the LOC103720843 gene encoding uncharacterized protein LOC103720843 isoform X6, which codes for MVDFNMGSITTDLYISSKVDSRNIGADSGTSIVDKVGAVCSVRSERLTAVNGSSKRIVAADSVTLSASSPTVDIVEQQRFVTDDNIEDRATHRSLADSSTPIIIAVDAAENAGPQSAPWDCVITEVGQEFDNVKAFRDELCKYAFVKGFAYKYIKNDNVRVTVKCTVETCPWRIHASGSARKQKFIIKKFNNVHTCGAGSGDDGHQRATRHWLARIVKEKLLDNPQSKPRDIARDIYRDYGINLNYTQAWHAKEAAQKELHFLHEEVCNQLPRLCKKIMEANPGSITTLAASVDSKVRRVFVSLHASLHGFEHGCRPLLFLDRIPLKANNQWKLLGAAAMDGDDGIFPVAFAAVEAETHNSWHWFLVQLKHAVSTSRNITIVSCRQKGLDESVPRVFEDSFHAYSLFHLIEELKAELKKSSYSEQDKRAIVNNFKSAAQTYVVDDFNTCIDRIKNISTDVAEWVMSTKPEHWSYSLFRGSRYDHLSANIVESLSRWIAVKDESTIVQLIGALHAKIKDVLDSRRQTSSTWAGTLTPSIEQKLQKEIPKARMLLVVCSSDSVFEVHGSSINVVNIASWECTCQRWQLMGLPCLHAIAVFNRVGRSAYDYCSRYFRCESYRLTYSASINPVPDIESISSVAGANSYPPHTQRPPGRRKRKRINPRKTSIRPLHCSRCKEAGHNKATCEAQL
- the LOC103720843 gene encoding uncharacterized protein LOC103720843 isoform X7; this encodes MEVAKADSVTLSASSPTVDIVEQQRFVTDDNIEDRATHRSLADSSTPIIIAVDAAENAGPQSAPWDCVITEVGQEFDNVKAFRDELCKYAFVKGFAYKYIKNDNVRVTVKCTVETCPWRIHASGSARKQKFIIKKFNNVHTCGAGSGDDGHQRATRHWLARIVKEKLLDNPQSKPRDIARDIYRDYGINLNYTQAWHAKEAAQKELHFLHEEVCNQLPRLCKKIMEANPGSITTLAASVDSKVRRVFVSLHASLHGFEHGCRPLLFLDRIPLKANNQWKLLGAAAMDGDDGIFPVAFAAVEAETHNSWHWFLVQLKHAVSTSRNITIVSCRQKGLDESVPRVFEDSFHAYSLFHLIEELKAELKKSSYSEQDKRAIVNNFKSAAQTYVVDDFNTCIDRIKNISTDVAEWVMSTKPEHWSYSLFRGSRYDHLSANIVESLSRWIAVKDESTIVQLIGALHAKIKDVLDSRRQTSSTWAGTLTPSIEQKLQKEIPKARMLLVVCSSDSVFEVHGSSINVVNIASWECTCQRWQLMGLPCLHAIAVFNRVGRSAYDYCSRYFRCESYRLTYSASINPVPDIESISSVAGANSYPPHTQRPPGRRKRKRINPRKTSIRPLHCSRCKEAGHNKATCEAQL
- the LOC103720843 gene encoding uncharacterized protein LOC103720843 isoform X9; this encodes MEVAKGLLQLIQLHFLPLPRLWTLLNSRDLSLMTILKTAVDAAENAGPQSAPWDCVITEVGQEFDNVKAFRDELCKYAFVKGFAYKYIKNDNVRVTVKCTVETCPWRIHASGSARKQKFIIKKFNNVHTCGAGSGDDGHQRATRHWLARIVKEKLLDNPQSKPRDIARDIYRDYGINLNYTQAWHAKEAAQKELHFLHEEVCNQLPRLCKKIMEANPGSITTLAASVDSKVRRVFVSLHASLHGFEHGCRPLLFLDRIPLKANNQWKLLGAAAMDGDDGIFPVAFAAVEAETHNSWHWFLVQLKHAVSTSRNITIVSCRQKGLDESVPRVFEDSFHAYSLFHLIEELKAELKKSSYSEQDKRAIVNNFKSAAQTYVVDDFNTCIDRIKNISTDVAEWVMSTKPEHWSYSLFRGSRYDHLSANIVESLSRWIAVKDESTIVQLIGALHAKIKDVLDSRRQTSSTWAGTLTPSIEQKLQKEIPKARMLLVVCSSDSVFEVHGSSINVVNIASWECTCQRWQLMGLPCLHAIAVFNRVGRSAYDYCSRYFRCESYRLTYSASINPVPDIESISSVAGANSYPPHTQRPPGRRKRKRINPRKTSIRPLHCSRCKEAGHNKATCEAQL
- the LOC103720843 gene encoding uncharacterized protein LOC103720843 isoform X8 — protein: MGADSVTLSASSPTVDIVEQQRFVTDDNIEDRATHRSLADSSTPIIIAVDAAENAGPQSAPWDCVITEVGQEFDNVKAFRDELCKYAFVKGFAYKYIKNDNVRVTVKCTVETCPWRIHASGSARKQKFIIKKFNNVHTCGAGSGDDGHQRATRHWLARIVKEKLLDNPQSKPRDIARDIYRDYGINLNYTQAWHAKEAAQKELHFLHEEVCNQLPRLCKKIMEANPGSITTLAASVDSKVRRVFVSLHASLHGFEHGCRPLLFLDRIPLKANNQWKLLGAAAMDGDDGIFPVAFAAVEAETHNSWHWFLVQLKHAVSTSRNITIVSCRQKGLDESVPRVFEDSFHAYSLFHLIEELKAELKKSSYSEQDKRAIVNNFKSAAQTYVVDDFNTCIDRIKNISTDVAEWVMSTKPEHWSYSLFRGSRYDHLSANIVESLSRWIAVKDESTIVQLIGALHAKIKDVLDSRRQTSSTWAGTLTPSIEQKLQKEIPKARMLLVVCSSDSVFEVHGSSINVVNIASWECTCQRWQLMGLPCLHAIAVFNRVGRSAYDYCSRYFRCESYRLTYSASINPVPDIESISSVAGANSYPPHTQRPPGRRKRKRINPRKTSIRPLHCSRCKEAGHNKATCEAQL